AGGTCTATATTCTAAATATCAATTGTTCTTAATCAAGGAAACATGGAGAGAGATTCAAGACATATCCTGCGTCCGTGGAGTATAACAAACCAGATGCTATAAGCTGCAATCTTAGATGTAAGACAGAAGCGTGTGGTTTATGTCTGTTAGCAGCAGATGTCGTGTTCAACCAATCAGAAGGATCTATAGAAATCTAACGAACACCTGATGATGGAATGGaggatctcacacacacacacgtgtgtagacacagacacacacgtgtgtagacacagacacacacgtgtgtagacacagacacacacgtgtgtagacacagacacacacgtgtagacacagacacacacacagacacacacacagacacacacacagacacacacactaaattgcaTTAAGCAAAAAAAGAACTTATAGATTTACATGTATGCTTTcacaaaacatatatttgttaatgttttCATAAGCGATGACCTATGTATACACCTATCATTGTGAGATCAGATGGGACATTtgcagaaagtaaaaaaaaacaaaaaaacaccttgttGTTAACTCACCTGAGGTCGGCTGCGATTTCTCACATTCCGTTTaaaagacaatattttttttcactttcaaacaacGTTCATGTAAATGTCCTACAGCAAGTACTCAATATATTCTATGTTTTGCTACCCAAGTCTTCACATCAGGCagacatgttttattttaatgtcccTGGGATATAAAGGTATCACCTGTCCTCTGCAGAGTAGGTCACAACACCGACCACAGAGAACACACATCTCCACCTAATGATATCATTATACTTGTAGGGACAAGAGATTCCTTGTTGTGGATATTACCATATTCCCTCCCCTAACTACCTATACCCAATCACAGCACACAATCCACTTAGACACAACTCCAAACCAGACACATGCTACTGAAGCTCAGACCTTGCAGAGTCTGACCCTCATCACACAAAGGTTACGTTCACCAGGCAGTCACTAGAATCCCTGCATTCAGCACAGACGCcaggctccctcctccccccacaGCCCAACAAGCGAGACACGGAGCCGTTACAAGCAGCTGTACCCTGTATACCCTCTGCCCATTGCTACAAATACTATATGACTCGTCTCCCTGTAATCAGTGTGATCTTCATTCCACTGCAGCTAAAGCACCCCAGGATCTCTCTACCCACTGCCCTCTCCTACCAGACTCCACTGCAGCTAGAGCACCCCAGGATCTTTCTACCCACTGCCCTCTTCTCCCAGACTCCACTGCAGCTAGAGCACACCAGGATCTCTCTACCCACTGCCCTCTCCTCCCAGACTCCACTGCAGCTAGAGCACCCCAGGATCTCTCTACCCACTGCCCTCTCCTCCCAGACTCCACTGCAGCTAGAGCACCCCAGGATCTCTCTACCCACTGCCCTCTCCTCCCAGACTCCACTGCAGCTAGAGCACCCCATGATCTCTCTACCCACTGCCCTCTCCTACCAGACTCCACTGCAGCTAGAGCACCCCAAAATCTCTATACCCACTGCCCTCTCCTCCCAGACTCCACTGCAGCTAGAGCACCCCAGGATCTCTCTACCCACTGCCCTCTCCTACCAGACTCCACTGCAGCTAGAGCACCCCAGGATCTCTCTACCCACTGCCTCTCCTCCCAGACTCTACTGCAGCTAGAGCACCCCAGGATCTCTCTACCCACTGCCCTCTCCTCCCAGACTCCACTGCAGCTAGAGCACCCCAGGATCTCTCCTGCCCTTTGTCCTCTCCCCATAGACTTCGCTGCTCCTGATGTCTCATTAACCTTGACCCCCCCACACCCTTCTCACAGGAGTCGGCTGTCAGATCCTGCTACATCCTAAACAAGATAAATCTGGATTGTGGAGATGTGTACGTGGATGATACGAATAGTACATAGACTATGGCTGACCCCGGCTTACATCTGTCCATTCTCTCTGCAGACTTCACCCCTCTCTGAACATTCACAGGCACTTATCCACCACCAGCTTCATTGCATTATACAGAAATCCTTATCACCAGCTCCATAGCAGCCTGTACGAGAAAACTCACGATTGCCCATAGTATGATATTGGGAGTCTGTATGTCCATTTAACTAgacagagtgtgtgaatgtgaCAAATGTGGGCTGTGTGTCTTGTAGTGTTATTGTAGGTTGTTGCATTCTGTCATCTCCTGCTTATCTGCCTTCATAccctacagcaggcctgtccaacctgcggccctccagatgtttgtgaaactacaagtcccagcatgcccttccagctatcaacaggttgtctactggcaaagcatgctgggacttgtagtttcaaaacacctggagggccgcaggttggacaggcttgCCCTAGAGTATAccttataacacacacacacacacacacacacacacagttcttGACATCACGGTAAGTATTCAATTAGCCAGGGTGCCTCCGGAACCTGAAACTGAGCGGAACACTGCGACTAATTGAATTCCTATGTATAAGTTTAACTCTATAAAGCAACAATCCCACAcagatttgttttctttaaacagcaaatatcttttaagcatgcatcagaTATTAATGACTTGTACGATAGCTAAGAAACATTatgtccttttcaaaagctctctggctgGCAAACAAACGGCTGCCAGACACAAATGGACAAAACACCGGATTTTTGTCATTGGATTGATGCACCACCCCTGGGGAGGGGAGGTGCATCAATCCTATGACATCAATCCATTGGGTTTCTCTTGCCAGTGAagacacaggaaaaaaataaaataaaaagaattaaaTCCATTTAGCAGAAGCTGTAGGACATGTGCAACCCAATGAGTGCTGAAGCAGGAAATCCCCTTTCTGTGCATGAGAAGTGACTGTGTGTGATGGAAGGATACGCTGTATGAAAGCACGGCTACTGGACGCAGTGGTTGGCTCTATGGCCatttatttcaaaacaaaaaGCAGCTGCAATATAAGCAGGATGTACAGAGCATTCAACATAAGAGATAACAAGAGTGACAGAAGCAGAGGACGGCAGCCAGTGAGGACAGAGAAAGACACGGACCCTATAATGGAAACTCAGATTCACATCTCAAAACACGGTTCACATAACGAGAGGGTCGTgcggaaaaacaacaaaataaaacacaaaaagtaaaagtaaaaaggtGTTGAAATGAGCCGGCCTGCTCCTATCATATCTCTGATAGCACCGATTGTACATTATACATGTTATTACGATCCTAGACAGCCGCCTCTATAAATTTAGATACTTTATAAGCAGCCTGTATCACTTGAACACCTTACTTACATCCATGAACATAGAGCTTCTGAGCTGTACCAATATTTAGCCCTTCAACTCACCAAGGAGTGACATCACAGGGGCATAATGTTGGCACAGCCCAAAATATGGCTGCCCCACAGTCAGCATAGGCAACAGgtacatttaaaaagcaaaatcatatatataaaaaataaaaaaaattaaaaattaatcatTCCTTTAACAACGTCCAATACATATTTCAGTTTGATTCATGATCGTTCCCCTGGACAAGACTTCCACAAACAGTCAGATCTCTGTACATTTTACAATATATGTGGCACATGACACCAATGAATCAATGGCAGCCTCCTTCTCGTGACTCCAATAATCTGACCTAAAGCTGGGAATAGCATTCAGTTATCTCATCAGTAGACGAGACATTGGCCTgtgaagaaatcctgaaaacatgtagTGTGGAGGGGACATGTGGACCGGACTGAAAGCCTTAGTTTTACTGACACTAAAACAGTTTACAGAATATGTCAAAAGGACAAAGCATTTCAAACAATGACGCCACGGGTGGTAAACGCCACATCTGGAAGGCCGGCCGTGGCACGACATAGGttctctatataatataaaacacagaGCGAAGTGCTATAATCGCTTGTACTCAGTTTCACCAGGGAGAAGCAGCTTGAAAATATatcttgtaacattcacaaatatgtgaACATATAACAAACTTGTGATCTTTAATGTTGTATTTACACTTTGATGTTAATTGAGAACAATTTTTGTTATTGGGCATTAAAAAGTCCATGAGGCCTATTCTGTGTAGTTGTACCCCAACAGGTGGCCCTCCGAGCCGTCCTCTGTGGCCCTCCGAATCCTCACCCgcggccccagctccttcctgctataTTGTCAGATCTGTATGTTATAATGTGTAACACTTCTGTAAAACACCTGCCGATATATATGTTACAGATAgcggtctctttctttgattaaatgtattgttttcacttattaccgagattaagggtaatgtgcggccccttTTGAAAGTTATAGGAACACACCATGCGGCTCCCGAACTCTATCAGGCAGCCCATGATTGCTGTACAGTGTTCATCAAGAGATCAAAGTGTGAGTAGACCTAAGAATAGTGATTGACAGTTCACCATACAAACCACTGTCAGTACTCCCAGTATGCTGCATCCAGGCTCCATCTGATGTTTGTAACTGGGTACTGCAAGTACAGACATGGGAGCCCTAGTAGTGATAGATAAATCACTATTTTCAGGCCTGTTAACACTTTGGGGATTTTCTGGTGTAAACAGACAGAACAGCACAACATAGGCTTGTTCAATAGGACATTGCACTTTTTCTGTCATTACAGAGCACCTGCCAGGCTGTAGAATTTCTATCTGTGCTCAGTAGAGTACTATATGCCAACACAGTGACTCTGCTGGAGTCGGGGAGCTCAATACTCTGCCCTGAGCGGCTTTCTCTCTACGTCACAGCACAGAGCTTGTGAGGCTGGGACTATGAAGGGGAGGAAGCTGCCTGGGTGCAAGTGTATAGCAATATGCTAACTCAAGTAGTTACTCTACGGTCTTACTGTATTCCTTGACGTTTATTTCAGGCTTGTATCCCCAGACTTATACAGTGCGCTAGGCACCAACTAATTATCCTTATAAAACAGACAGGTTCTCCAAGTATGATTTATACAGAAAATGCTTTCCCTAgaaacaaacaaattaataatCTCGTCCGAAAAAGCAAATACATCTTATGTCAGTCATCATATCTCAGGTTTAGTGTTACTGTAACTTGTCCAGTGTAGATACTTTCAGCTCTCGCACTGCACCAGATAAGTTACTTTAGAAAACtaaaagatacatttaaacaGAAACAAAAGACAAATCTCTTGCCGATCCTCACTTGTACCTGCTCTGTACACCACGGCTAAATAATATGGTTAAAGTAGTCAATTAAAgaataaatatagaataaataacaccacagtatatataaagatagtaattaattattaatgttaTCAAATGTTTTATACTCGCCTTAGAATGGAAGTTTGTGAAAAGGAAATTCTGCGCTTACTAAACGTTCCATGATTAGTTTGTGCCCACTCTTTTCTACATCTTTAAACTCACCATGGGCTTAATATTAAACACCTCCCTTATATCACACAGTCTATTTGCAGACTAAAGCATCAGTCAATGTAAGTCCTGTGTCCACTGTGCATCCCTAGTAATACAAGTATCTAAACCaggaataatgaaaaaaaatatataataatctagtAAAACTTTGCCATTCTAAATGACATCCTTCATCCAACTGTCACTACACCAGCGGGTCAGAGGATTCTTATTCGGACAATTACAGTCTGACCCTGGGATCTAGTGTCCagtgacaggggtaggagggagGGTGCGTGTGTGTGGTACTTGGACTAAGATTGGGAGCCTTTTGGGCTATGTGAATAGTTGACAGTGTCACTTTGGCCGTTGCCCCGACAGACCCAGGCAAATGTCCTTTACTAGAACTAGCAGAGTAACCCTGGTGGCTTTGAAATTGAGCCCATAATTAAAGTAGGAACACAAGTTTAGATTTTGTGTAATAAAAAGCGACACCTAATCTATTATTACAGTGACGAGGGGAGACTATAATAAAGTGAACTATGATTTAACATtaacatttcattaaaaaaaaggtaTTAATATAGGGAAACAACCTCCTTAGAAATCACATTTCATCATAAACATAGCACCTATAAATGCTCATCATGTCATCATCAGAAAAAGTTAGAGCCttgattgtaaaaaaataaaaaatggttccGTTACAAACCTGATCAGACACCCTGCCCCAAAATGATCACCagaattttacataaaaaaacccACCTTACTGTAAGCCCTGTATTTATCGAAGACGTGGCATctttaaaaacaattgaatatacaAATGCATCCTATTAAAGCCACAGAATAAGTTATCACAGCACAGAGTGACTTCTATAAAGGACAACAAGCTTCAGgtttacaaaaaaacacagagaTCCTCTCCCCTGTGATTTAGATCGCACAGGTTGACGGCTGTATATAGTAGAGTGAATCTGTCACCCCAATTAAAGACCAAAGACAATAACGGAAATTCAATGTCCATAATATCGGATCCAAGTGATAAAAAAGTAGCGCTTTGACAAAGAAACAAATTGCTACATTCACAATACAAAAGGGATTTCCCGTAATGTTAACAAGGCTGTAAATTACCATTGATTGAAGAGACGATTTTACCACTAGCCTTGACATCTAAAAAGAAGATTCACGCATCTGGGAGTACCAATATTTCTTGAAACATGACCTGTTTAGAAGTGCAGTCTTATTGCCATTGTAATTTAGTAAGTGTCAACGGTGGCTACCCATTGGCTGCAGAAAGGTCATGCAGCCAATAAGAATAGTCCAGGAAGTGCTAATGAAGGAAAGATTCCAAGAATCATTGTACTCGCAGATGGTGTAGTAAAATTAGACCGCAGGATATGGCCCTGCAGAGACTCAATAATACAGAGATGATGAAAGGACAGTGATGGGGGGCAGGGGATATGGGAGAGAAGAAAAGGAGAGAGGTACAATGAACAGCTGAGATAGGGAAGCGTATTCATTCCGGTCCCAGGGTTCACTGCTCTGACCTTCGTGGCCGATGTCTCCGTTGAGCCGTTGCTTTCTGCATGGCCACCGCGGAAGTAAGGCCAACTAGACAACACAGGGAGGTGGTACCAAGCTTGGCAGTGTCCATCCAGGTGGGCGACTCGTTCAGAAAGTAGGTCTCAGACAGATAAAGCCCCGTCACCAGCATCCATAGGAACGATGAAAATGCATCAACCCTACGCATCCTTAAATAGAAAATGATAAACAAAGTTATATAGGTACAAAAAAAGGGAGCTTTTTAAGTATAGTAGGTTAGGGGGCAAACTTAGTGGCTTTTCATGCAAAAAGATACTAGACGTAGGCCTGGAGATACATCGTGAGCCCAGTTGGTAAATCAACATGTCTAAGGTgactcaaaattaaaaaaaatcgtTGAAACATATAAAGGAGTTACTTAAAGGAGCTGACCTAATACGACCAGCGAAGATCATGGCAAAGACACAAGCCAAGAGCCCAAAAACCGTCAAGGCGATCTGGTGGTTCCATCCAAAGCGCCAAGCTTCATTCAGGCTTTCCAGTGTGTGCTCGGGTAGGACATCTAGGACCTTCTGAAAGAGGGAGGGTGGTCCTTCACCGTCTGGCTGAGGCAGGGTCTTGGGTTGTGCTTCAGAAATTGTAGAGGATTTTATGGAAAGAGAGAACAGGTCGGAAGAACCCAACCAGGCCATTGACATAAGGAACGCACAGCTGAGGAAAGCCAGGCAGCGAAGGACAATCACAGTTACAGGAGCTCGAGTGCACGAGGAACTTGCAAAACTCTAAAAAGATACAGAAGAAGCCATTATAGACACCAATATCGAAAGTAACAATAGTGAGCAGGATAAATGTCAATACATAAAACAGTGGTTTTAGGCACAAGAAATATTTCAAAAAGAGTTGAGGACAtatgagggggaaaaaaagctcAAACAACAAAGCATAGCATGTCAGTTTGCCACCTTTCAAACTTGCAGCGGTCATGCCAATGTGTGAATTTCCTGTAAAGAGCATTTCAGTTACACTGACGATCTCAATTTCATCACACAGCCCAGAGAACCATGCAGATGTAGGTGGAGACTTTGCAAGCAGCGAGTGGTCAGATCAGAAGATTATATACTTTGCTTTTATCCCGTTCTTCCAAAGAACATGTGATCCCTTTTTTCCAAACACTATCAACAACTGACTGTCATTCATAGACACATATCAACACCAATGGCCACCCTTGCTTTCATAACCCTGAACTAGACTGGCTGGGAACATTAAATATTGCTTTATAAGTTGATATGTTATATAATTGAAAGGTTTACATTTAACAAAACCTAGCCAGCTTGGTATGTTTTATTTGCTGAAACCAAACATCTTTAAAATATCTTGAGTTACCTATGAAAGTGCAAATGCCAAGTCTGAGTGACAGGTTTGAGGTCTCCTAGGTAACAGACATACTCTGTATGGATTAATAGCCATTCAGCGTCGCTTGCCCAGCAATGCCACTGGAAGCACACAAGACATGTTTACCAATTTTGTctaattacttatttatttttcctacCAGAACCCAGGGGTCTTGGCACGGCCGGTACTCACCTGCACATAACCTTTATCCAACTCTTGGCGCTTGAATTGGTGGTTCAGCATGATAGCCCTCAGTTGTCTGTTTTGGTGTTTGATATAACACTCTACGGCTGCTTGACAAGGACGACACATCTTATACATCTGCTCCAAGTGGTGTTTGTATACCTCAATCTCCTCGTCATACTGATCCTGTAAACCATAGCGTAAGAGAAGACAAGTGAACCTCTGGTACCTCACAGATCTACACTCAACCAATCCTGATATAATGGGACCTAGGCTTCTTTACAGTAATAACATACACAAAAAAAGAGAGAGCAAAGATTTTCCCCCATACACCGCAAGCAGCCAACCTGCGATTCTCCACGAAACCAGAGCTTGCCCAAGTCTGCCATTAACAGAGAATCAAGAAGTCTGAAACTATAAACCCCAAACCAATGCAACTATTAGATACTGGTAACCTGCTTACATACAGTTGCTGTAGATATTCTGCAAATGTCTTGACAGTAAATATGGTTCATCAATTAGCAGAAATCGCAATCGTCCTTCAGCTACCAGCACACAGTTGGCATTACACAAAGTATATTTACTCTGTGCCGCTTCTGTAGGACCACAGATTCCCGGCGCGTTGAAGCCATTTAGTTCAAAACGGTgattttttattaaagacaaaacctgacCAGTTGTCTCTTTAATAAAATCgctgtttgaagaaaatgacttcagAGCGCCGGGAATCCGTGGTCCTACGGAACAGACACAAACCTCTTAGTCTTTGTAGCCTTAAACATCAGCTACATTAGCTAGGTTTCCCTAAAGCAAGTTGGTAAAAACATTTAAAGTGGAATTAGGTATGAGGGCCATAGGCAAAcgaggggggtttcctggtgccttgaaaccccctccaagcctctggccctgtataattgaggtggctggaccctgctcccgcttcacacggctctgtttgaaaagggagagctgcgtgcccctaacagtagtgcacacagcattgcccatggggataggaagagttggagagcagccaagcactgtctaaaattatagctacgcccactggcggcgtggtgtggaaacccccctctacaaatcctgtgtttgcccctgagggCGATGAACAGAAAGAAACACACTGAAAGAATCTTAATTTTGCAACTTATTCTACTGAAACATGGAAATAAGCATGGAGTTGGGCCTTCTGTAGACATTAATTAATAAGCTGTGTTTTAAGTTATCTTCTACCGCAGTTTGAGctatttaaaaaaggtataatagATTATTTTAAAACTTACACAGCAAAGAATTTGTTCCCCTTATTTCAGACATTTATGTAGTGTTTACATAAACTTATAAGAGGCAATTTGCACATGCAGTGGAATTAGGTCACTATAATGCTAGGATTTTTCTGCTCTCATCAGTAAACGTTTCCATTATCAGAAAGAAAATAGGGAATAAAATTGTCTAGTTTGGCCCACATTTCACATCAGGAACAGGCCATTAATGTTTGACAAGTTTTAGATATATAGAATTTAGGTAGAGTAAAGTAAATATTTGACCTAAATAATTATCATTTTGTCATATTAGTCAATTAAATGATgctcaaattaaaaaaacaaaacagacacaGCTTTTCAGAATCAGGAAGTTGATCCAGGAAATTCAGGACAAAATCCCCAATGGAAAGGAAACCTTTATCTTTAAGAAGATCAGCTTTAAACTGTAATATGGACCACGACAGGTCCTGCAATAATTAAATGTCTGCAGGTTCATACAGTAGATTTTAGATTTCTTCCTTGAGCAGAATACACCGCATATAATGCCTCTAGGAACACTTACAGTCACTTATCTAACTACAGTAGCGAGAAGCCCTCCGCACAGCTGGTCACTCACCTCGTCCCTGGGTAAGAAGGATGCCAGCTGCTTGATCTTGGTGGTTTGGTTATTGTTGCACTTCTTACATAAGAGGAGCTGGCAGTTCACCCACTGCTGAGGTTTGGCAGTTTCGGCGATCAGGCTCTCGCCGGACACCATGTGGTTGAGGTGCTCGCTGTGCTGTGCCGGGATGGGTTTGTTGTAGTCCCCATTCTGCAGGAGAGAAAGAGCTGTTAAAAGTCAATTCCACAAAGCAGGCTACATAACTACAGGAGAAGGCACGCTGGGCTGAGCCGCGGGCGAGGGGCTATTGGCCATCATTGCTCTACACATTTCAGGGGGCACAACTACTTATGTGATCACAGAAATACGTATTACGGTGTCCGCGATATGTAATCTGACACTGATGTGtatgtattattaattattaattaatttttatttatagggcgccacaaagtatccgtagcgctgtacaaggacaaacaatggcacagtacaaggtgaaacagcacagtacaagtaacagtaagcactataactctgggggctcaggcacagcatgaaagagagggagggaggggaaaagtgagtacaggcaggtaactatggcccaagagggtgggcacggatgacaggttgagagtccctgaggggagcggagagaagcgagaggagacagagggcagagggactgagaggaggtgagctgagtagctggagagcgcagttaaaagtgatggaaacagaaggtaggagagccctgctcaaaggagcgaacaatctaaagggaggggaagacagacagacacatggatgagacggagagacgggagaaacggagacggagtcgaggaagggggagaagggaagaagggatgagagaggtagccgaccggtgggaggttaggcatgagactggaaggctttaaggaaaaggtgggtttttaatgttcgtttgaaagaggacagattaggggaagttctgatggagcgggggagcttgttccaatggaggggagcggcgcgggagaagtcttggatacgtgcgtgagaggaggtaatcagaggggaagagaggcgacgatcgttggacgatcgcagtgagcgggagggagtgtgaatagagataaggttagagatgtagggagcagtggagttggcgagggccttgtaagtcagagtgaggagcttgataCGAATCCATCTACACGTATGTTTAGCATTGTGTATACATTATGTACTTTGGCAATACAAATATTTCCTGCATAATGATGTATTAGATGCCATATAGCAGCTTCCTCTACTACTCGCAGTTCTCCTGCGGCGCCATCTGGCCAGGGACAGAACATCGCGCATAGAGGACACAATACGTAGCCAAGAGTTACAGTGGTTATTGAAGGCCGGGCCACTGATCTGTTTTAATCCTGCAGCATTGAAGAGAACCACGAGAAACTTTCTCTTTCACAACTGCTGGAAACTAAACATTCCAGGTGCTTTGGAGAAATGTCGATACTGCAAGTAAAGACGGGCGTGTCCGCCCTCCCCCCGCACGCAGGGCTGTAAATGTAAGAGGAAGGATCTGACAAGAGAAGGAACATTGCGTTGTATATACTTGTAACATGAAGTCTTCCAATGTGGATCAAGCTGAGTTAATACCTTATTACTCTGGGGCTTTAGTTCTAATTGCTAGCAGGTCAGTAACTAAATGGACCATACAGgggatattcaattagcttttccgTCCGCAATTCCCCGCGAGTCCAGACACCACAACATCGCGGGTTTCCGTGCACACCCCATAGGGctgcgaagggaaatccgcgatgGTGCGGTACCGTAATGTCACTTTACAGGCACATCCGCACGTAATCACGGACggaaatcctaattgaatatggccCTATATAGGTTTCCTCCATCTACATAGCACATTCCTCTGGGGCCTCAAAATTCCTTGCACAGTCCAAAAGCAAACTACGAGGTTAATAGGCTTCTAACTAAACGAATGTGGGTAAATATAGACTAAGCTCCACTGGAGCTGGTGGGAAAatggtatttttatatttaccGGTAAGTTTATTTCTCCGACACTGTAAGGTGACAGACAATGGGTTATATCGCATCCTCTAGGAGACAGAGGACCAAATAACAGTCTGGTGCCCGGTATCCTCCTCCCCATACAACACGCTGCTCGTCTGGATATTACAGAGTTTAATCTTTAGAGGAGTGATGACAACATGCCAGGTATACATTATAGCTGTATAATGACCGTCTGTTAATATAAGCCACACTAACAGCACATGCACTGCACGGTTGTCCACACATTCAGTCATGTGACATACATTATAAACTCAGCTTTGGGAATTTCCTGTGGGTTAGACGTGACAGAGAATGTCCGCCCCTTGCAATCTGCTGGGCGGAGAGTACCCATAACAGCCATCAGCAAATGCCCTCTGGCGATCACTTACCTCCTGAAAGCCATTGTATTGTTCACAGTTGGGGCAATCCCAGCAGTTCCGATTTCCATACGGCACCACCGTGTTCTGGTTACAGAACCAGCAGTTTACTTTCACATGTACGGGGGGTTTCCTATAGAATGGGACAGAAAAGTGTCACAACTAAAAGGAAAGGAAACAACCAGAGCACATTTTATTtggtgaaaatatatattatagacaaAATTATTCATAGTCACGGACGCTACATGCCTCAAATGTGGACAAAGACCAGTTAGAAGCATAACATTCATAAATAATCAATACAACCATGTACAGGCAGCACAGCCCCTCCAGAAGTCACATTACATACTCCAAATTCAGAGCAGTAACATGTGAAGTTCTATAAAAGTGTGGTAAAACTATATGATACATGACAAGCTGAAGCCTGTCAGGATACACAACAAAACACGCTCCTCTCCTTCCAGACACTCCTTTTATAAGGAAAAGTGTGGTGGATAGAGTCAGATTCAAACTATCACTGGTATCCAACCTTCACAATGTAAAcatggaagtgttgcccatagcaaccaaacagaatcTACCCAtcattatcttgtacattctagaacatgatggttagaatctgattggacgcGGTGTTAAACACCTTCACTTTACCTTTttaggtttgatacatctactcCAGAAAGTCCGATTATGTTGATCTGTTTGGGTCACCAAATTACGGATGAACAATTAATTGCGAAATTAAGGAAGCAATTGTTGTGGGACCTCTAAGGTTACAGGGGAAGATgggacaccaaggggtaaatgtattaaaccgTGGTTATGTCAAGTCAACGATTTTCGGCGATTCTGCCCGCCATATTTAAACCGTCAATTttataaaaaggcaaaaaaacgCGCTAGCTTTTGACTTTTAACAAAATTGTGATTTTAAATATGGCAGAAAATTGCCAACTTCACAA
Above is a genomic segment from Mixophyes fleayi isolate aMixFle1 chromosome 11, aMixFle1.hap1, whole genome shotgun sequence containing:
- the TMEM201 gene encoding transmembrane protein 201; amino-acid sequence: MEDGNLLPMAGLAASTGITGVLVYKLLRRKPPVHVKVNCWFCNQNTVVPYGNRNCWDCPNCEQYNGFQENGDYNKPIPAQHSEHLNHMVSGESLIAETAKPQQWVNCQLLLCKKCNNNQTTKIKQLASFLPRDEDQYDEEIEVYKHHLEQMYKMCRPCQAAVECYIKHQNRQLRAIMLNHQFKRQELDKGYVQSFASSSCTRAPVTVIVLRCLAFLSCAFLMSMAWLGSSDLFSLSIKSSTISEAQPKTLPQPDGEGPPSLFQKVLDVLPEHTLESLNEAWRFGWNHQIALTVFGLLACVFAMIFAGRIRMRRVDAFSSFLWMLVTGLYLSETYFLNESPTWMDTAKLGTTSLCCLVGLTSAVAMQKATAQRRHRPRRYLYGDAVSPFGSVYSGVVLPDLPTPLLSTPPGLLRLLNPQAYRSHRKVSPSSLPGRLNRALSLGTIPSLARADSGYLFSGSRPASRSSAYKDSPGSDYFPLLSGSRAASPLPSPTPSVAGSATSSSGSLQHRRPLISPARLNLQGQKLRLSATQLDRTQTQHSLDEMYHPDSSLCPQEFTPFLATKAYNNTKPSAQAGSVSSNTTHRKENSSHSSACQVDTTTAFLDSPSSWKGFGSMSLSSGCMVVSVTTNLVFISVYLYLALF